CAGAACGTCGCTGATGGGATCGAGCTTGCCTGGGACTACCGGTTCTTCGAGCGTGAGATCCTCGTGCTGCTTCGTGCCGATCCCAAGCTGCGCGTCTCCTACCGTGAGGTATACCAGCGCCGACTCGGAGAATGGCTGGCGTTCGGAAAGCAACTCGTCGCCCAGGGGTTAGTGCGGCTGCCCCGACCGCCGCGCACACTTCGCGACCTCGCGGTCGCCATCTGGCTCGTCGCCGAGAGCTGGCTTCCGTTCCTGGATGTGACCGGCGATCCGCAGGACCCACGGCAGGTGGCCAAAGGGACCGACCTAATCATGGTCGTGCTCGAGCCCTACCTCACCGCCAAGGGACGCAGTTTGATGGAGAGCTCACCAAGCGTAGTTCGCAGGACCAAGGAGGGGTAGCGATGACGACATCGAGAACGACCGGGGAGTTGGATGCCTCGACGAGCGAGGGCAGGGCCTCCGCTGGCGGGGTCAGCAGGCGGGCCTTTCTCCGCTTGGCCGGCCGTGGAGCCGGCCTTGTCGCCGTCGTGGGGAGCGGTCTCGTAACTTTGCGCGCACTCGATCAGGGCGTGTTCAGCACCGGCAGCGGTCCGGCATATTCGGCCTGGAATCAGTGGGCAGCAGCGCCCACGCAACCGCTAGACCTGATCCGGGCGGCGGTGCTCGCTGCGAACGCTCACGACACTCAGCCCTGGTTGTTCCGAGTGAGCCTTGATCGCATCGATCTGTACGCGGTCCCCAGCCGGAGCATCGGGATGATTGACCCTCTCCGGCGGGAGATGTTCCTCTCGCTGGGCTGCGCTCTCGAGAACCTTGTGCTTGCCGCAGCCGCGGCCGGCACGGCGCCATCGGTGCAGGTCGTCCCGAACTCGGCCGATCCGACCCTCGCCGCGTCAGTACGGCTCGGATCCGGGCAGCGCGAGATCTCAAGCCTCTACCGCGCCATTCCGATGCGACATACCAACCGAGGTCCGTATGACACGGCGAGATCAGTCGCCCCCGACGTGCTGACCAGCATGGAAAGCCTGATCTCCGAAACGGACGTCGCTATCGTCTGGTGGACGAGCGCGGCCGACAAGCGACGCTTCGCTGACCTCACTGTTCGCGCCGCCCAGGCGATCGCCGCGGACGCGCAGCAAGCCGCGGACGACTTCCACTGGTGGCGCGGGACCTGGAGCCAGACCCAGGCCAGCAAGGACGGAATCACCATCGACGCCTCGGGTCTGCCGCCGCTCATCCGGGCGCTGGGGAAGATCCTGCCAGGGCAAACCCGCGACAGCTACGAGGATAGCTTCCTGAGCTCGCTGCGGAACACCCAGCTGCCCACCGCCGCAGTTATGGGCACCATTGTTGTGCGTGACTCTTCCAACCCTGCTCAGCGGATCGGGGCTGGTCGCGCTTACCAGCGCCTGCAGCTGTGGGCGACCTTCCACGGCTTCGCTATGCAGCCACTCAATCAACCGTTGGAGCGCGCCGACCGGGAGAAGGCATCCGGCCTGGCGCCGGTGTTTGGAACTGAGCTCGGGGCGCTGTTCCCCGACCCCGGGATGCAGCCGGTCATGCCGTTTCGGCTCGGGTACCCGACTCTCCAGAGCCTGCCCTCGCCTCGCCGTCCGGCAGAGGACGTCATGGTGCGGGGCTAGAGGTGGCAGCAATGTCTTGGATCGGTCGCTACTGGTGGAACTTGCTGGTCGGCGCCGTCGGCCTTCTGTACCTCGCGATGGGTATCGAGGCCGACGCTTTAGCCAGGGTGCTGGGCATTGTCGGCGGCATCCTGATCCTCGCCGGGGCCTTCTACAGTCGTTTGCGGTTTGCTCCGTGGCTGGTGGCGGTCGGCGCGCTTCCGTTCGCCGCGCTGACTTGGTGGAGCGTGGTGTCCCCCCTCCTCGGAATCTTGGCCATCGTCTTTGGCTTGATCATGCGTCGTGACGCGCGACGTCGCGGCTTGGTGGCGGCGCCCGCCCGATCAATCCCAGCGCCGGACGGTACTGGCCGCTGAAAGGCTGCCTTCATTGCAGTTGACCCGCGGCAAGCATGCGCCGAAGGCGTTTGCAAACCGAGGGACGACCCGATGTCAGCGAGCGGGGACGTCCGCCTCGTCCCGCATGGCTTCGGCTTTCGTCCGATGGACCGTGCCGGCGGCGTGCTGGGGCGGCGCATACACCGTAAAAAGCTTGAGCGGATCCTTCCCCGTGTTCTTGATGTTGTGGGGCGTGCCGGCCGGGACAGCCACGACGTCGCCCTTTTCAAAGGAGTTCGCACGGCCGTCAAGGATCGCTTCGCCTTCTCCCGAGACTCCGTACAGGATCTGGTCCACCGTGTGGACCTCCTCGCCGATCTCCTCACCCCGAGGCAGAGCCATTAATACGAGCTGGGCGTGCTGGCCCGTGAAGACCACGCGTCGAAAGTCGTCATTCTTCTTGCTGAGCTCCTTGAGTTGTGCTCGAAACGCTTCCATACCTTATTCCTCCTTGGCTGGGGTCCCTGTCGCTACGGTGCGTTCGCCTTCGCCCTTGAGCCCGAAGATTTCGCCCGTGGAGCAACGCGGCCACGACGAGTAGCACGCGTGGATCGCCGCTAGATTGTGCGCAAACCATTTTGGCAAGTAGATGTCGGTGACTGAGCCCCGCCGCGCTCCAAGCCTCTCGGCCAGGCTCGTAAGCGGACACCGAAATCCACTTGCCGCGAAGACGAGACTCTCCCCACCGACGATCGCCCCGGCGATGGCGGCTCTCCGATCGGACCGCCTGGCAAAGCCAGCGTAGAGAAGGTAGATCATGCACGCCTCTATCGAGAACCAGGCGAGGGTATGGAGTCCCTTGATCGCGACCAGCGCCTGCCTTGATGCTCGCGGCAGCGGCCGCTCCGGCGGATACTCGCCCTGGCCCCGCCAGCCTGTCGTCATCTCACGCTCGATCCGGCGCGGCCGCGTGCCACAACTAAGCACAGCAGCGCCTGGACGAGCGCGAGCGGACCCAGCAAGAAGCGTTCCCAATTGCTCGACGATGCGAAGTTTCCAAGCGCACTGAGCGTCAGTCCAGCGACTAACACCCATGTTCCCCAACGGGACACGTTCGGCGGGACCGGAACCTGGTAACCGGCGCGGCCGAGGACGATGAATGCTGCCAGAACCAGCACGGCAGCGGCAAACCCGCTCGCGATTCGGAGTCCGGCCGGCAGCTGGGCGTGGGCCCCTCCCCAGGCGCCACGACCCAACGGGGCGCCGAGCGCCAGGGCGACCTGGAAGGCTGCGAGAGCGATGAGGCTGCTCGCGGCCCCTACTGCCGCCACGCGCACAGGTCCTGCGGCGACTCGCCGCCAAGCGGACTCCACTGAGCCGGCTCCTCGATGGCCGTTACGGTTAGTTATTCGGGCTGAGGTTACGGAAGGCGCACAAAACCTCCGGGCAAACCGGCGACACTAAGGTGCAAGCCTTGCTGACCGAACCAGTGACTTTGGTCAAGTGGCTGGCCAATGCGGACAGGCTCGCGATGTCCGCTCAATGTTCGCCGACTTTGCGCCTCTTCGTTGCGGCTTAGTGTGCGCCCGGGAGTCTTGCATTGGCTCAAGCCGTCGCAGCCAGCCGGTAGGTTATCTGAATCCGATTTTCAGGCGTGGTACTTGCGCGGGAGGCTCCCGACTCGCGCACCAAGTCACCGCACGCGCGAACCAATTAACCGCCCAGGAGACCGACCTTGACGTCGCGCTTCTTCTTTAGACGGCCACTGGTCGTCTGACGACGGGAGGGTCGACTATTCCAATTCTGACCCTGAGGCGATCAGAAGCGCCTCGCCGAGGGTGACGTAGTATTCCGCCTCGACGGGGTGCGCCAGGTCCTCGAGCACCCAGACAGCGTTCTCCGCAGCCCGCGCCACTCCCCATGCCGCCACTCGCCAGCGGGGCTCAGCCAGCCCTTCGGAAACCTGGTTCATGAGCCGCTCAGCTGCTCTCGGGTCCCGATCATCCCCGAGGAGGTCGCTGATCAGGTAGCCGGCATCGAACGCCGGATCGCCGACCAGGGGTTTCGGGTCGATCAGGAGCCAGGGCTCTCGGGTTGCGGCGAGGACGTTGTCCAGGTGTGCGTCCCGGTTGACAAGCAAACTGGCCGCATCCTCGGCTTCCAGCCTCGCCAATGCGCTCTGGGCGCGCGCCAACAGCACGGCAAGGCGTTGGGAATGTAGGCGGGCGTCGCTGAGGCCGAACCTTGCTTTCCATTCCGCCGCCTTGTCACGAACAAGGAGGAAGGGATGGCTCGACGGAACAGGCCGCCGAAGGCGGGCCAGGGTCTTGCAGGCGATATCGATCGCCGCCGAGCGGTCGCCGTACCGGGACAGCGGCGACCCCGGCTCGGCGAGCTCCAGAAGCATTGCACCGCTCACGGCGTCGAATTCGTAGAGAAGGACAGCACCCTGCCCGGCATAGAGCCGCAGCGCTTCCGCCTCCGAGCGGTTCTCGTCGTCGACGAAGGGGACCTTGATGATGGCGGGGCTGCCGTCGCTCCTCTGCACCGGAGCTACGAACGAGTGAGTACCACCCTCCAGCGCCGCTCCGACCTCGAGCTCCCACGCGTCCGCGATCCTGCTGACTAGGCGGGGGAGCCGGTCCAGCCACTCGCGTCCCCTGTCGCCATGCCATTCCAGGACGCGATGGACGACACTCGCCGGAAGCGTGGATTCGGTCACAGTTGAAGTTCTACTCATTCTGGCCGCAAGGCGTGGCCGGGGGCCTGAGTGGACGAGACCCAGATCTCCTCGAAGCAGGCGGTCTAGAGGCAGCCTCGCCCATTCGTCCAGGTCGATAGCGCTCCGGGCGGACCTTGGCGTGCCGGCCGCTCAGCGCGATCGCCGGCCCGCCCAACGCTTATATCGAGAAGATTTGCCTAAGTCCTCGGACGCCGAGAGGACCGCGCTGCGGCGACCATCTACATATATAGGTAGGGGCATACCACGAGCCCCGAGATGGTCGCGACCCAGTTTGCATTTCGGGAAGGGGAGATTTCGCTCTTGACCCTGCCGCGCAAGGTCGCTATGCTTGCGTCGTTCCACTAATGGGATAGCACAATGATTCAATTCCACCTCGATCGCACGTCTGGGGTCACGACTTACTGGCAACTGGTCCAACAGGTCCAGCAAGCGATCCGGGTCG
This genomic stretch from Candidatus Dormiibacterota bacterium harbors:
- a CDS encoding cupin domain-containing protein → MEAFRAQLKELSKKNDDFRRVVFTGQHAQLVLMALPRGEEIGEEVHTVDQILYGVSGEGEAILDGRANSFEKGDVVAVPAGTPHNIKNTGKDPLKLFTVYAPPQHAAGTVHRTKAEAMRDEADVPAR
- a CDS encoding TetR/AcrR family transcriptional regulator, yielding MATRPLKKSERTAKRIMDAARRLFNERGASAVSTNHIAAAAGISPGNLYYHFEDKQAIIRALHSEYAAAHEERWEPAADARENLARLGQNVADGIELAWDYRFFEREILVLLRADPKLRVSYREVYQRRLGEWLAFGKQLVAQGLVRLPRPPRTLRDLAVAIWLVAESWLPFLDVTGDPQDPRQVAKGTDLIMVVLEPYLTAKGRSLMESSPSVVRRTKEG
- a CDS encoding aminoglycoside phosphotransferase family protein, whose product is MTESTLPASVVHRVLEWHGDRGREWLDRLPRLVSRIADAWELEVGAALEGGTHSFVAPVQRSDGSPAIIKVPFVDDENRSEAEALRLYAGQGAVLLYEFDAVSGAMLLELAEPGSPLSRYGDRSAAIDIACKTLARLRRPVPSSHPFLLVRDKAAEWKARFGLSDARLHSQRLAVLLARAQSALARLEAEDAASLLVNRDAHLDNVLAATREPWLLIDPKPLVGDPAFDAGYLISDLLGDDRDPRAAERLMNQVSEGLAEPRWRVAAWGVARAAENAVWVLEDLAHPVEAEYYVTLGEALLIASGSELE